Proteins encoded together in one Kribbella voronezhensis window:
- a CDS encoding TMEM175 family protein, whose product MTRDPDRLVLFTDAVVAIAVTLLILPLVEAVTEAAQADETAWAMVHDQKDAIYSFLLSFVVIARFWLTHHRVFEHVKAYNRLLVQLNLLWLLCIVILPFPTEIMGHFQSSRFTAGFYVGTLAVLSFCQTGLTLLIHGHRELEVDENPVTGREVVGSITFSVFSLIAFLLAALVPGVNFYSLFALFVAAPAARLAYRLRERRVSAG is encoded by the coding sequence ATGACTAGGGATCCCGACCGGCTCGTCCTGTTCACCGACGCCGTCGTCGCGATCGCCGTGACACTGCTGATCCTGCCGTTGGTGGAAGCGGTGACGGAGGCGGCCCAGGCCGACGAGACCGCCTGGGCGATGGTTCATGACCAGAAGGACGCGATCTACTCGTTCCTGCTGAGTTTCGTGGTGATCGCAAGGTTCTGGCTGACCCATCATCGCGTCTTCGAACACGTCAAGGCCTACAACAGACTGCTGGTGCAGCTGAATCTGCTCTGGCTGCTCTGCATCGTGATCCTGCCGTTCCCGACCGAGATCATGGGGCACTTCCAGAGCAGCCGGTTCACGGCGGGCTTCTATGTCGGCACGCTGGCCGTCCTCAGCTTCTGCCAGACGGGGCTCACGCTGCTGATCCACGGCCACCGGGAACTCGAGGTCGACGAGAACCCGGTCACGGGCCGCGAGGTGGTCGGCTCCATCACCTTCAGCGTCTTCTCGCTGATCGCGTTCCTCCTCGCGGCCCTGGTGCCCGGCGTCAACTTCTACTCGCTGTTCGCGCTCTTCGTGGCTGCCCCCGCCGCCAGGCTCGCGTACCGCCTGCGCGAGCGACGCGTGTCAGCTGGCTAG
- the cobF gene encoding precorrin-6A synthase (deacetylating) translates to MEILVIGIGAGDPDHLTLQAAKAIERVDVFFVLDKGEVKQELVELREEILRRHGSQYRVVVGQDPERDRSSAAYVESVDDWRRRRADVCADLIAGELGADQVGAFLVWGDPSLYDSTLAILDDIQDRGELTFEVEVIPGISSVSALAARHRVGLNQVGRPIQITTGRRLAKNWPDDVDDVVVMLDAQTAFTAHTDQDAEIYWGAYLGTPDELLVAGKLSEVAEEITEVRAAARERKGWIMDTYLLRRNQR, encoded by the coding sequence ATGGAGATCTTGGTGATCGGGATCGGAGCCGGGGATCCGGACCACCTGACCCTGCAGGCGGCGAAGGCGATCGAGCGGGTCGATGTGTTCTTCGTACTCGACAAGGGCGAGGTCAAGCAGGAACTGGTCGAGCTGCGCGAGGAGATCCTGCGGCGGCACGGTTCGCAGTACCGGGTGGTCGTCGGGCAGGATCCGGAGCGCGACCGCAGCAGCGCGGCGTACGTCGAGTCGGTGGACGACTGGCGGCGACGACGGGCCGATGTCTGTGCCGACCTCATCGCCGGTGAGCTCGGCGCCGATCAGGTCGGGGCGTTCCTGGTCTGGGGCGATCCGTCCTTGTACGACAGCACGCTGGCGATCCTCGACGACATCCAGGACCGCGGCGAGCTGACCTTCGAGGTCGAGGTGATCCCCGGCATCAGCAGTGTCTCCGCGCTGGCGGCACGGCACCGGGTCGGGCTGAACCAGGTCGGCCGGCCGATCCAGATCACCACCGGGCGGCGGCTCGCGAAGAACTGGCCCGACGACGTCGACGACGTGGTGGTGATGCTCGACGCGCAGACGGCCTTCACCGCCCACACCGACCAGGACGCGGAGATCTACTGGGGTGCCTATCTCGGCACGCCGGACGAACTCCTGGTCGCCGGGAAGCTGTCCGAGGTGGCCGAGGAGATCACCGAGGTCAGAGCCGCCGCGCGCGAGCGCAAGGGCTGGATCATGGACACCTATCTCCTCCGCCGGAACCAGCGGTAG
- a CDS encoding carboxylesterase/lipase family protein, whose translation MTRLRITRSKLRLAMALALIPAAVLVNSATAAQPESAPGAEPAVVRTDAGVLRGATSGSARVFNGIPYAAPPVGSLRWRAPQPVKPWTGVRDALSLSAPCAQSGENNSEVPKGSTEEDCLYLNVTTPAAKSAHPRAVVVWIPGGGFFQGSGNSYGAAKMASRGDVVVVTVNYRLGIFGFFGYPGLPGSGTYGIQDQQAALRWVQRNARAFGGDPRNVTVAGESAGGMSVCAQLTSPTAAGLFAKAVMQSGSCAFNWADNSQYPTQAADSPWVKQSRVQANGKEWAASSTKELGCRPGQPMLACLRAADPAVLVDSTLNFTQVAYGGTAVLPLSPAKAMKAGLFHRVPVLSGNNHDEATPWVNAFNGGVLTDADYPKLVTAMVGAKDAAKVQREYPLAQYGSTAVAWGVLTTDRIWSCTQVANDQQAARRVPVYAYEFADKHSPISQPGFGASHATELPYLFSLGGHDFPMTDGQQRLSEQMIDYWTAFARTGNPNGPDRPHWAPAGKHAVTGLSLAPAEQGGIKKVDLSAEHHCTFWAGLAS comes from the coding sequence ATGACAAGACTCCGAATCACTCGTAGCAAGCTGCGGCTGGCCATGGCGCTCGCGCTGATTCCGGCCGCAGTACTGGTCAACAGTGCGACCGCAGCTCAACCAGAGAGCGCTCCTGGCGCAGAGCCGGCCGTAGTACGGACAGATGCGGGCGTACTACGTGGCGCCACGTCCGGGAGCGCGCGGGTCTTCAACGGCATCCCGTACGCCGCTCCGCCGGTCGGCTCGTTGCGGTGGAGGGCTCCGCAACCAGTGAAGCCGTGGACCGGCGTACGCGATGCACTGTCGCTTTCTGCTCCGTGTGCTCAGTCCGGTGAGAACAACAGCGAGGTCCCCAAGGGCTCGACCGAGGAAGACTGCCTCTACCTGAACGTGACCACGCCTGCGGCGAAGTCGGCCCATCCGCGAGCCGTAGTGGTGTGGATCCCTGGTGGTGGGTTCTTCCAGGGCAGCGGCAACAGTTACGGCGCAGCGAAGATGGCGAGTCGCGGTGACGTCGTAGTGGTCACAGTGAACTACCGGCTCGGGATCTTCGGCTTCTTCGGCTACCCGGGGCTGCCGGGCTCCGGCACGTACGGCATCCAGGACCAGCAGGCGGCACTGCGCTGGGTTCAGCGGAACGCCCGGGCCTTCGGTGGCGACCCGCGGAACGTGACAGTGGCCGGCGAATCGGCAGGCGGGATGAGCGTCTGCGCACAGCTGACCTCCCCGACCGCGGCCGGGCTGTTCGCGAAGGCGGTCATGCAGAGCGGCTCCTGCGCCTTCAACTGGGCCGACAACAGCCAGTACCCGACGCAGGCCGCCGACTCGCCCTGGGTCAAGCAAAGCCGAGTCCAGGCCAACGGCAAGGAGTGGGCCGCGTCCAGCACGAAGGAGCTCGGCTGCAGGCCGGGTCAGCCGATGCTTGCCTGTCTGCGCGCCGCAGACCCCGCAGTATTGGTGGACAGCACGCTGAACTTCACCCAGGTGGCGTACGGCGGTACTGCGGTGCTGCCGCTGAGTCCGGCGAAGGCGATGAAGGCCGGACTGTTCCACCGGGTGCCGGTGTTGTCCGGCAACAACCATGACGAGGCCACGCCGTGGGTCAACGCCTTCAACGGAGGCGTGCTGACCGACGCGGACTACCCGAAGCTGGTGACCGCCATGGTGGGTGCGAAGGACGCCGCCAAGGTGCAACGCGAGTACCCGCTGGCGCAGTACGGGTCGACGGCTGTTGCCTGGGGTGTCCTGACGACGGACCGGATCTGGTCGTGCACGCAGGTCGCCAACGACCAGCAGGCGGCTCGGAGGGTCCCGGTGTACGCGTACGAGTTCGCCGACAAGCACTCGCCGATCTCGCAGCCCGGGTTCGGCGCTTCACACGCGACGGAGTTGCCGTACTTGTTCAGCCTCGGTGGACACGACTTCCCGATGACGGACGGCCAGCAGCGGTTGTCCGAGCAGATGATCGACTACTGGACGGCGTTCGCACGCACCGGCAACCCGAATGGGCCCGATCGGCCGCACTGGGCTCCTGCCGGCAAGCACGCCGTCACCGGACTCTCACTGGCACCAGCCGAGCAGGGCGGCATCAAGAAGGTCGACCTGTCAGCCGAGCACCACTGCACCTTCTGGGCCGGTCTAGCCAGCTGA